In one window of Helianthus annuus cultivar XRQ/B chromosome 17, HanXRQr2.0-SUNRISE, whole genome shotgun sequence DNA:
- the LOC110923297 gene encoding protein XRI1 isoform X1 — protein sequence MCESVFSGNHCHPYNMQMGGDLHSIAYFTDHHNLHLLNRDISHCMEMNNNNTQFYDQPLIDFDNSSGYLEDALFEFRSKRRRLMMAHDDHPHYLPNDQNTPPPSFPRYWDFNTAHDLENFVGGDNSTSSSQSKSSISTQFFSDKETFSSPDHVTGEIKEDKKKVITRVVYPFALVKPGGFKGDTTLNDINERILMPPTRPVRHPVGDFACRPLVSLDGPGLSGKVVVALTRIQTHGRGTITIIRTKN from the exons ATGTGTGAATCAGTGTTTTCCGGCAACCATTGTCATCCATACAACATGCAAATGGGTGGTGATCTTCACTCCATTGCTTACTTTACTGATCATCACAATCTTCATCTTCTTAATAGAGACATCTCTCACT GTATGGAGATGAACAACAATAATACTCAGTTCTACGATCAGCCATTAATCGATTTCGATAACTCATCGGGCTATTTAGAGGATGCTCTATTTGAATTCAGATCCAAACGACGCCGTTTAATGATGGCTCATGATGATCATCCTCATTATCTACCCAATGACCAGAATACTCCACCTCCCTCATTTCCT AGGTACTGGGATTTCAATACTGCTCATGACCTTGAAAATTTTG TAGGTGGGGATAATTCAACTTCATCTTCACAAAGCAAGAGTTCAATCAGTACCCAGTTTTTCTCTGATAAAGAAACCTTTAGTTCACCAGACCACGTCACTG GTGAAATTAAGGAGGATAAAAAGAAGGTGATAACAAGAGTAGTGTACCCATTTGCATTGGTAAAGCCAGGAGGATTCAAAGGGGATACGACTTTGAATGACATTAATGAAAGAATCCTAATGCCACCAACTAGGCCGGTCAGGCATCCGGTGGGAGACTTTGCTTGTCGGCCGTTGGTTTCACTAGACGGACCAGGCCTATCCGGGAAGGTTGTGGTGGCTCTCACGAGGATCCAAACACACGGCAGAGGCACAATCACCATTATTAGGACGAAAAACTAA
- the LOC110923297 gene encoding uncharacterized protein LOC110923297 isoform X2, with amino-acid sequence MCESVFSGNHCHPYNMQMGGDLHSIAYFTDHHNLHLLNRDISHCMEMNNNNTQFYDQPLIDFDNSSGYLEDALFEFRSKRRRLMMAHDDHPHYLPNDQNTPPPSFPRYWDFNTAHDLENFGGDNSTSSSQSKSSISTQFFSDKETFSSPDHVTGEIKEDKKKVITRVVYPFALVKPGGFKGDTTLNDINERILMPPTRPVRHPVGDFACRPLVSLDGPGLSGKVVVALTRIQTHGRGTITIIRTKN; translated from the exons ATGTGTGAATCAGTGTTTTCCGGCAACCATTGTCATCCATACAACATGCAAATGGGTGGTGATCTTCACTCCATTGCTTACTTTACTGATCATCACAATCTTCATCTTCTTAATAGAGACATCTCTCACT GTATGGAGATGAACAACAATAATACTCAGTTCTACGATCAGCCATTAATCGATTTCGATAACTCATCGGGCTATTTAGAGGATGCTCTATTTGAATTCAGATCCAAACGACGCCGTTTAATGATGGCTCATGATGATCATCCTCATTATCTACCCAATGACCAGAATACTCCACCTCCCTCATTTCCT AGGTACTGGGATTTCAATACTGCTCATGACCTTGAAAATTTTG GTGGGGATAATTCAACTTCATCTTCACAAAGCAAGAGTTCAATCAGTACCCAGTTTTTCTCTGATAAAGAAACCTTTAGTTCACCAGACCACGTCACTG GTGAAATTAAGGAGGATAAAAAGAAGGTGATAACAAGAGTAGTGTACCCATTTGCATTGGTAAAGCCAGGAGGATTCAAAGGGGATACGACTTTGAATGACATTAATGAAAGAATCCTAATGCCACCAACTAGGCCGGTCAGGCATCCGGTGGGAGACTTTGCTTGTCGGCCGTTGGTTTCACTAGACGGACCAGGCCTATCCGGGAAGGTTGTGGTGGCTCTCACGAGGATCCAAACACACGGCAGAGGCACAATCACCATTATTAGGACGAAAAACTAA